Proteins encoded within one genomic window of Alphaproteobacteria bacterium 33-17:
- a CDS encoding MFS transporter, with the protein MFKHRFMPLLMWFVPLSFFAFQFILRLWPSLNMESIMLQFNITAAGFGFLASLYYYGYAGMQLPIAVLLDKFGAKTVLFFCAMMCGLATFLFTYTDNWMLACLSRFLIGAGSAIGFLGVSKVISEWFSETMYAKMVGYSFSVGLLGAVYGGMPINSLIETYGNNKVAYILGSIAIAISFAALLFLKSPKKFEKEAEKNPISLKDLKELLSSKFIWVFAFANLLMVGSLEGFADVWGVSFLMQFYNLSKSSAAELTSFIFVGMLFGGPILAFFSDKLGKKTVLVASGFMLAVLLSLVIYGVSSSWVFLASIFFLIGVFCCYQVIVFAMGADMVDHRLLGITIAFLNSINMLGGSFFHTMVGSLMDLFWNGEKLESGLKFYSSLNCQLALSVIPVCAVAGSLIVMLLKNKHK; encoded by the coding sequence ATGTTTAAACATAGATTTATGCCACTTTTAATGTGGTTTGTTCCCCTTAGCTTTTTTGCGTTTCAATTTATATTAAGGCTGTGGCCAAGTCTTAATATGGAAAGCATTATGCTTCAATTTAACATAACTGCGGCAGGATTTGGATTTTTGGCATCGCTATATTACTATGGTTATGCTGGTATGCAGCTGCCAATTGCCGTTTTATTGGATAAATTTGGGGCAAAAACAGTTTTGTTCTTCTGCGCTATGATGTGCGGGCTTGCAACATTCTTATTTACTTATACAGATAATTGGATGCTAGCGTGTTTGAGTAGGTTTTTAATTGGCGCTGGTTCTGCGATAGGATTTTTAGGAGTATCTAAAGTTATATCAGAATGGTTTAGTGAGACAATGTACGCTAAAATGGTTGGTTATAGCTTTAGTGTTGGTTTGCTAGGTGCTGTATATGGTGGTATGCCAATAAATTCGCTAATAGAAACATACGGTAACAATAAAGTAGCTTATATATTAGGATCAATAGCTATAGCTATATCTTTTGCTGCGCTATTATTTTTAAAATCACCTAAGAAATTTGAAAAAGAGGCTGAGAAAAACCCGATATCTCTTAAAGACTTAAAAGAGTTGCTAAGTTCAAAGTTTATATGGGTCTTTGCATTTGCTAATTTACTTATGGTTGGTAGCTTAGAGGGTTTTGCTGACGTTTGGGGCGTGTCGTTCTTAATGCAGTTTTATAATTTAAGTAAATCTAGTGCAGCTGAGCTTACGTCCTTTATATTTGTAGGAATGCTTTTTGGTGGACCAATTCTTGCTTTTTTCTCAGATAAATTGGGTAAAAAAACTGTTTTAGTTGCTAGCGGCTTTATGCTTGCTGTATTGCTAAGTTTAGTGATATATGGTGTAAGTAGCAGCTGGGTATTTTTAGCGAGTATATTTTTCTTAATAGGTGTATTTTGCTGTTACCAGGTTATAGTATTTGCTATGGGTGCGGATATGGTCGATCACAGACTGCTTGGGATTACAATTGCTTTTTTAAATTCAATAAATATGCTTGGTGGGTCATTTTTCCATACAATGGTTGGATCACTCATGGATCTGTTTTGGAATGGTGAAAAGTTAGAATCGGGACTTAAATTCTATTCATCCTTAAACTGCCAGCTGGCTCTTAGTGTAATACCTGTATGTGCTGTTGCAGGAAGCTTAATTGTAATGTTATTGAAAAACAAGCATAAATAA
- a CDS encoding cell division/cell wall cluster transcriptional repressor MraZ has translation MKLFLSNFTNKLDKKGRVSVPAQYRTVLVNQEFSGIITYESFINNCIEASGIDRFVKLNEFIENLDPFSEERDAFAAAILGGSQQLSFDSEGRVLLPESYIFNLNLSENVTFVGKGDTFEIWNPNEFAVYAEKARALAKEKRSSLKIKGGF, from the coding sequence ATGAAATTATTTTTGTCCAACTTCACTAACAAGCTCGATAAAAAGGGCAGGGTGTCTGTACCTGCACAGTATCGCACAGTTCTTGTGAATCAGGAATTTAGTGGGATAATCACATACGAATCATTCATAAATAACTGCATTGAAGCTAGCGGAATTGACAGATTTGTAAAATTAAATGAATTTATTGAGAACCTTGATCCTTTTTCAGAAGAGCGAGATGCATTTGCAGCAGCTATTTTAGGCGGAAGTCAGCAACTAAGTTTCGACAGCGAGGGTAGGGTATTGTTACCAGAAAGTTACATTTTTAACTTAAATTTATCAGAAAACGTGACTTTTGTTGGAAAAGGTGATACATTTGAGATATGGAACCCTAATGAGTTTGCGGTATATGCAGAAAAAGCTCGGGCACTTGCCAAAGAAAAACGTTCAAGTCTTAAGATAAAGGGAGGCTTTTAA
- a CDS encoding 16S rRNA (cytosine(1402)-N(4))-methyltransferase, protein MQEADQHIPVLLKEVIEFASPLKGKRAIDCTFGFGGYTKAMLAEKAIVLGIDQDPSVAPFADKVSKEYKGFKFAKGNFEDLKQIAHREDFIPADVIVMDIGVSSMQIDNAERGFSFQKDGPLDMRMGDKGKSAFDVVNYYREEDLANVIYNYGGERKSRRIAARIIAERKKAKIDTTFKLADIVRSCVRKSFKNPIDPATRTFQAIRIEVNRELEVLKDALKSASEILPVGGKIIVVTFHSLEDRIVKHYFRELAEDKAFKILTKKPVCAGDEELDRNPRSRSAKLRVIEKVEEVA, encoded by the coding sequence ATGCAAGAAGCTGACCAACACATTCCCGTACTCCTTAAAGAGGTGATAGAATTTGCATCTCCGCTAAAAGGTAAGCGTGCAATTGACTGTACGTTTGGGTTTGGGGGCTACACAAAAGCTATGCTTGCGGAAAAAGCCATTGTTCTTGGTATTGATCAGGATCCTAGTGTTGCGCCTTTCGCTGATAAGGTTTCAAAAGAATATAAAGGTTTTAAGTTTGCAAAAGGAAATTTTGAAGATTTAAAGCAGATTGCTCACAGAGAAGATTTTATTCCTGCTGATGTTATTGTTATGGATATTGGCGTTTCTTCAATGCAAATTGATAATGCAGAACGTGGGTTTTCTTTTCAGAAAGATGGTCCATTAGATATGAGGATGGGTGATAAAGGTAAATCCGCATTCGATGTTGTAAACTATTACCGTGAAGAAGATCTTGCCAATGTTATTTACAACTATGGTGGGGAAAGAAAGTCACGTAGAATAGCAGCAAGAATTATCGCTGAGCGCAAAAAAGCAAAAATTGATACAACATTTAAGCTTGCTGATATTGTAAGGTCATGCGTAAGAAAATCTTTTAAAAACCCTATTGATCCTGCAACCAGAACATTTCAGGCAATTAGAATTGAAGTTAACAGAGAATTAGAAGTGCTTAAGGATGCTCTAAAAAGCGCTTCAGAAATTTTACCTGTAGGCGGAAAAATTATCGTTGTAACTTTCCACTCTCTTGAAGACAGAATAGTTAAACATTATTTTAGAGAGCTAGCTGAAGATAAAGCCTTCAAAATTTTGACTAAAAAACCAGTTTGCGCTGGTGACGAAGAATTAGATAGAAATCCAAGATCACGCTCTGCGAAGCTTAGAGTTATTGAAAAAGTGGAGGAGGTAGCTTAA